A region of Chlamydia crocodili DNA encodes the following proteins:
- a CDS encoding diphosphate--fructose-6-phosphate 1-phosphotransferase, translating into MELLSVNKSYFELQRLHYRPETLSFLNGITSLHIVDSTKPPSIPKDLQEYIPNLCSIPEVTIEKGEASPSQPLRIGVLLSGGQAPGGHNVVIGLFEGLRAFNPKTKLYGFIQGPLGLTRGLYKDLDISVIYDYYNVGGFDMLSSSKEKIKTKEQKSTILTNVKKLKLDGLLIIGGNDSNTDTAMLAEYFLKHNCNIPIIGVPKTIDGDLKNFWIETPLGFHTSCRIYSEMIGNLEKDTLSIKKYHHFVRLMGQKASYTTLECGLQTLPNVTLISEHIAMRKISLQKLSEHIAMGLVNRYRSGKNYSTMLIPEGLLEHVFDTRKLINELNVLLLDNNLNLDNVNQKLSPESLKTFSSLPTEIAHQLLIARDSYGNVRVSKIATEELLAALIKKEIQKIEPNMEFQSVNHFFGYESRAGFPSNFDANYGLALGIISALFLVRQRTGYMVTINNLASSYNEWSGGATPLYKMMQLEHRLGEDTPVIKTDSVNPNAPEVQYLLNQSDACLMKDLYCFPGPLQYFGEERLVDQRPLTLLWK; encoded by the coding sequence ATGGAGCTTCTCTCTGTAAATAAAAGTTACTTTGAATTACAACGTTTGCACTATCGTCCGGAAACGCTAAGTTTCTTAAATGGTATCACATCACTACATATTGTAGATTCTACAAAGCCTCCCTCCATCCCTAAAGATCTTCAAGAATATATTCCTAATTTATGTTCTATTCCTGAAGTAACTATTGAAAAAGGAGAAGCCTCGCCTTCACAACCCTTAAGAATTGGTGTTTTACTTTCTGGAGGTCAAGCCCCTGGAGGCCATAACGTAGTTATAGGGCTCTTTGAAGGCCTACGAGCCTTCAATCCAAAAACAAAGCTGTATGGGTTTATCCAAGGCCCTTTGGGATTAACTCGTGGACTATACAAAGATCTCGATATTTCTGTAATTTATGATTATTACAATGTCGGAGGTTTTGACATGCTCTCTTCCAGTAAGGAGAAAATCAAAACCAAGGAACAAAAAAGTACAATCCTCACTAATGTGAAAAAGCTAAAGCTGGATGGTTTACTCATTATAGGAGGAAATGATTCTAATACCGACACTGCAATGCTCGCTGAGTATTTCCTTAAGCATAACTGTAATATTCCTATTATAGGAGTGCCTAAAACTATTGATGGGGATCTCAAAAATTTCTGGATTGAAACACCATTAGGCTTTCATACTTCCTGTCGCATCTACTCAGAAATGATCGGGAATTTAGAAAAAGACACTTTATCTATAAAGAAATACCACCATTTTGTCCGTCTCATGGGACAAAAAGCTTCCTATACAACTTTAGAGTGTGGTTTACAGACCTTACCCAATGTTACTCTCATTAGTGAGCATATCGCTATGAGGAAGATTTCCCTACAAAAGCTTAGCGAACATATCGCTATGGGCCTAGTAAACCGTTATAGATCAGGGAAAAATTATAGTACAATGCTTATTCCCGAAGGTTTACTTGAACATGTATTTGATACGAGAAAGCTAATTAATGAGTTGAATGTCTTATTGTTAGACAACAATCTGAATTTAGATAATGTAAATCAAAAGCTTTCTCCAGAATCTCTGAAGACATTTTCTTCTTTGCCTACAGAAATTGCTCATCAATTACTAATTGCTAGAGACTCTTATGGAAATGTGCGTGTATCTAAAATTGCCACCGAAGAGCTCTTGGCCGCATTAATAAAAAAAGAAATTCAGAAAATAGAACCAAATATGGAATTCCAATCTGTAAATCACTTTTTTGGTTATGAATCCCGAGCAGGATTCCCCTCAAATTTTGATGCAAATTATGGACTAGCTTTGGGCATTATTTCCGCTCTTTTTCTCGTTAGACAACGGACCGGCTATATGGTAACCATCAATAACCTTGCTAGTTCCTATAACGAATGGAGTGGTGGAGCTACACCTCTGTATAAAATGATGCAATTGGAACATCGCTTAGGAGAAGATACACCTGTAATCAAAACTGATTCTGTAAATCCTAATGCTCCAGAAGTACAGTATCTACTAAATCAAAGTGATGCATGCTTAATGAAAGATCTTTACTGTTTCCCCGGACCATTGCAATACTTCGGTGAGGAACGTTTAGTAGATCAAAGGCCTTTAACATTACTATGGAAATAG
- a CDS encoding FAD-dependent oxidoreductase, with amino-acid sequence MTDVLVIGANPTGLILANMLIQHGILAKVIDHRDSSDDPDLIDCRELPIVLSCSSLELLDNAGLLDNFIEKGYKLFGARYHWKKRTVLFKFNQASESRFPFALSTSYQELTKHLIHKFEAQGGIIHWGTRPVTLVDNSIFIESTKTSQNFENREIYNPKWVIAAEADADPDIRDLFKTQLKLRKQAKEVLFVHCDEGEPFEESHIHLVPSSKSFLNFVFYNHEKGSKQLCLTNTSYPLSVKHKQKLLYNYNLAVADEYYHIKSVFHQYPTDYSNFLFVGNLANNLNFSYLTGINSNIHAAFNLTWKLIPVVKKAASKYLITAKENESGNILPHLSEKRQRRAKNLLFSNLYAPALMYYFLKGCRQLDVSGGEYYYPPHKALKYQNSDIIKMSSQDKEVLGPGPGMRAINAQLENGGYLLDGLKSTKHLLIFFKERNDLEQALKEEYGEWLEVIVTKDQKILNLYHANPDSLFIIRPDCYIGYRTHKFKLHELISYLLRIFAAEKID; translated from the coding sequence ATGACAGATGTATTAGTCATAGGTGCAAACCCCACGGGTCTCATTTTAGCAAACATGCTGATTCAGCACGGCATTCTTGCAAAAGTTATAGACCATCGAGATTCCTCGGACGATCCCGATCTTATAGACTGTAGGGAATTGCCTATTGTTTTATCTTGTTCTTCTCTAGAACTCTTAGACAACGCAGGCCTATTAGATAATTTCATAGAAAAGGGTTATAAACTCTTCGGCGCTCGTTATCATTGGAAGAAACGCACGGTCTTGTTTAAATTTAACCAAGCATCGGAATCGCGTTTTCCTTTTGCTTTATCGACCTCTTATCAAGAACTAACGAAGCACCTCATCCATAAGTTTGAAGCACAAGGTGGGATTATACATTGGGGTACACGCCCCGTTACTTTGGTAGACAATAGCATCTTCATTGAAAGCACTAAGACATCACAAAATTTCGAGAATCGAGAAATTTATAATCCTAAGTGGGTAATTGCTGCCGAAGCTGATGCTGATCCTGATATTCGAGATCTTTTTAAAACCCAGCTAAAACTACGCAAACAAGCAAAAGAAGTTCTTTTTGTTCACTGTGATGAAGGTGAACCTTTTGAAGAAAGCCATATCCACCTTGTTCCCAGCTCAAAAAGTTTCTTGAATTTTGTCTTTTATAATCATGAGAAGGGATCCAAGCAACTTTGCTTAACAAATACTTCCTATCCCCTCTCAGTTAAACACAAACAAAAGCTTCTCTATAACTATAATCTTGCTGTTGCGGATGAATATTATCATATAAAATCTGTTTTCCATCAGTATCCTACGGACTACAGCAATTTCCTATTTGTTGGGAACCTGGCTAATAACTTGAATTTCTCTTATCTTACGGGAATAAATTCGAATATCCATGCTGCCTTTAACTTAACGTGGAAGCTTATTCCTGTTGTAAAAAAGGCTGCCTCAAAATACCTGATAACAGCTAAAGAAAATGAAAGTGGGAACATTCTTCCCCATCTTAGTGAGAAAAGACAAAGACGCGCTAAAAATCTATTGTTTTCCAATCTTTATGCACCAGCCCTTATGTATTATTTCTTAAAGGGCTGCCGCCAATTAGATGTTTCTGGAGGAGAGTATTACTACCCTCCGCACAAGGCATTGAAATATCAAAATAGCGATATTATTAAAATGTCTTCTCAAGATAAAGAAGTTCTTGGGCCCGGACCTGGAATGCGTGCTATTAACGCTCAGCTTGAAAACGGGGGTTATTTATTAGATGGTTTGAAGAGCACCAAGCATCTTCTGATCTTCTTTAAAGAACGTAATGACCTAGAACAGGCCCTCAAAGAAGAGTATGGGGAATGGTTAGAGGTAATTGTTACCAAAGATCAAAAGATTTTGAATCTCTATCATGCAAATCCGGATTCGTTATTTATCATCCGTCCCGATTGCTATATCGGTTATAGGACACATAAGTTCAAATTACACGAGCTTATTTCCTATTTATTGCGGATATTTGCTGCTGAGAAAATAGATTAA
- a CDS encoding alpha/beta hydrolase: protein MRKLSAFIFLFFIIANASYAEAVKIPGFPEIPDTLLIINKTKTPKNEICRAINIQSGEHNLVGTLHLPTTPMPKGGYPMVILFHGFRGSTVGGLTGSYRKIARSLAQAGIASVRFDMAGCGNSEGIATEVPIRTYLRNGEDILYTFIQYPEINPHRLGIAGFSLGCHTAFHLASFYNPKQFHIRAISIWAPVADGAILFKEMYEAVKNNTNIVGNLGKDFGFGPAPLVVCEEDVKDFLSLQDHIVLNSLPVRIPILHLQGLEDNLVSLTQRDLFKNTAPGNTEFKTYENTDHNLGSSPYLAVIINDIVEYFQSTL from the coding sequence ATGCGTAAACTATCCGCATTTATTTTTTTGTTTTTCATAATAGCAAACGCATCCTATGCTGAAGCCGTTAAAATCCCTGGATTCCCAGAAATCCCCGACACCCTACTTATTATCAATAAAACAAAGACTCCGAAAAATGAAATCTGTCGGGCGATCAACATACAAAGTGGTGAGCATAATCTTGTAGGAACGCTACACTTACCCACAACTCCAATGCCGAAAGGCGGTTATCCTATGGTTATCCTATTCCACGGGTTCCGAGGTAGCACAGTCGGAGGATTAACAGGATCTTATAGAAAAATCGCTCGCTCCTTAGCTCAAGCAGGAATTGCTAGTGTACGCTTTGACATGGCTGGTTGTGGCAACAGCGAAGGTATTGCTACCGAAGTACCTATTAGAACCTACTTAAGAAATGGCGAAGATATTCTTTATACTTTTATACAGTATCCTGAAATCAATCCACATAGATTAGGTATTGCGGGTTTCTCCCTGGGTTGTCACACAGCATTTCATTTAGCAAGTTTTTATAACCCTAAACAGTTTCACATTCGCGCCATAAGTATTTGGGCACCAGTTGCAGACGGAGCTATTTTATTTAAAGAAATGTATGAAGCTGTAAAAAATAATACTAATATCGTGGGCAATCTTGGAAAAGATTTTGGATTTGGTCCAGCGCCTCTAGTGGTATGTGAAGAGGATGTGAAAGATTTTCTTTCCCTTCAAGACCATATTGTTTTAAATTCTCTACCTGTAAGAATACCTATTCTGCATTTACAGGGTCTTGAGGATAATTTAGTTTCACTAACGCAGCGGGATCTATTTAAAAATACCGCTCCCGGGAATACAGAATTTAAAACTTATGAAAATACTGACCATAATTTGGGCTCATCTCCATATTTAGCAGTTATTATTAACGATATTGTCGAGTATTTTCAATCTACTTTATAA
- the waaA gene encoding lipid IV(A) 3-deoxy-D-manno-octulosonic acid transferase: protein MIKRRLTKLHTFLYDCFLIFAFTVALPRILYKRFVHGKYKKSLKIRFGLKKPELPGEGPVVWFHGASVGEVSLLVPIVQQFMKDYPHWRCVVTACTESGCQNAERLFGPMGVTTFILPLDLSLIIKPVVRAILPSLLVFSEGDCWLNFLEEAKKVGATAIVINGKLSANSCKWFTILKRFGRNYFSPIDGFLLQDDQHKARFLRLGVDEKKITVTGNIKTYTGILSENNQRNYWREKLQISQDTELLVLGSTHPKDVDAWIPVIRQLRHRNLKVLWVPRHIERTKELESLLVKENISYGLWSREATFDKNDAIIVDAIGWLKQLYFAADLAFVGGTFDDRIGGHNLLEPLQCGVPLIFGPYIKSQSDLAMRLLSIGAGCCLDKRNMLEVITSLLDHPEERITYIRKGNTFLHEERAAFDCTWESFKRYIPCVKI from the coding sequence ATGATCAAACGTCGACTTACTAAGCTACACACTTTCTTATATGATTGTTTTTTAATTTTTGCATTTACAGTAGCACTTCCCAGAATTCTTTATAAAAGATTCGTTCATGGTAAGTATAAAAAGTCATTAAAAATTCGTTTTGGTTTAAAGAAACCTGAATTGCCTGGAGAAGGTCCTGTAGTTTGGTTCCATGGAGCTTCTGTAGGTGAGGTGTCTCTTCTTGTCCCTATTGTGCAGCAGTTCATGAAAGATTATCCTCATTGGCGTTGTGTTGTCACTGCCTGTACTGAATCTGGATGCCAGAATGCCGAAAGATTGTTCGGACCTATGGGAGTTACAACCTTCATTTTGCCTTTAGATTTAAGTCTGATTATTAAACCTGTTGTTAGAGCCATCTTACCCTCTTTACTTGTATTTTCAGAAGGAGATTGCTGGTTAAATTTTCTTGAAGAGGCAAAAAAGGTAGGAGCTACAGCAATCGTAATTAATGGGAAGCTCTCTGCAAACTCTTGCAAATGGTTCACAATTTTAAAACGGTTTGGTAGGAACTATTTCTCTCCTATAGATGGATTTCTACTCCAAGATGATCAACATAAAGCACGTTTTTTACGTCTTGGTGTTGATGAAAAGAAGATAACAGTCACAGGAAATATTAAAACCTATACAGGAATTTTATCTGAAAATAACCAACGGAATTATTGGAGAGAGAAGCTCCAAATATCTCAGGATACAGAGCTGCTTGTTTTAGGCTCCACACATCCTAAGGATGTCGATGCTTGGATTCCTGTAATTCGTCAACTTCGTCATAGAAATCTCAAAGTGCTTTGGGTGCCTCGTCATATCGAGAGAACTAAAGAATTGGAAAGTCTCTTAGTAAAAGAAAATATTTCTTATGGCTTATGGAGTCGGGAAGCTACATTTGATAAAAATGATGCGATTATTGTTGATGCTATAGGTTGGTTAAAGCAACTATATTTTGCTGCCGATCTTGCTTTTGTTGGCGGTACGTTCGATGATAGAATAGGGGGACATAATCTTTTGGAACCCTTGCAATGTGGTGTCCCATTAATTTTTGGTCCTTATATTAAATCTCAATCAGATTTGGCAATGCGTTTATTATCGATAGGAGCGGGTTGTTGTTTAGATAAGAGAAACATGCTAGAAGTGATAACTTCTTTACTTGATCATCCTGAAGAAAGAATTACTTATATTCGTAAGGGGAATACGTTCTTACATGAAGAAAGAGCAGCTTTTGATTGTACCTGGGAATCTTTTAAGAGATATATCCCTTGTGTAAAAATATAG
- a CDS encoding alpha/beta hydrolase family protein, whose product MSTTCHKHEQRHVIKFNILNNITTFGVLHTPLQACAPYPLVITLHGLASSKIGSKRTHVQLAEKLTEHGISVLRVDLPGHGDSEGSLYDFSFSDYITSANEIVSHGYGLNNIDTKNIAVFGSSLGATLALLNMPTLQYVKSLAVWAPTIQGAIWLQEAINIPNNLIAHASSSEDILYAGMPINKTFCSQFIEMDVTKEIPNFSDSLSILHMQGENDTTVSLHHQKIFAEAMSRKPNPCEIRTYPNTGHHIPQSCSMLLELVEWLKHQLIP is encoded by the coding sequence ATGAGCACTACATGCCACAAACATGAACAACGCCATGTTATAAAATTTAATATTCTCAATAACATCACAACTTTTGGTGTTCTTCATACACCTTTGCAGGCTTGTGCTCCTTACCCATTGGTGATTACTCTTCATGGATTAGCCTCAAGTAAAATCGGCTCTAAACGCACGCATGTGCAGCTTGCTGAAAAACTCACAGAACATGGTATCTCTGTCTTACGTGTTGATCTTCCCGGACACGGTGATTCCGAGGGTTCCCTATATGACTTCTCATTTAGTGATTATATCACTAGTGCAAATGAGATTGTCTCCCATGGTTATGGCTTAAATAATATCGATACGAAAAATATTGCCGTTTTTGGTTCTTCATTAGGAGCAACTTTAGCTCTATTAAATATGCCTACCCTACAATATGTAAAAAGTCTTGCTGTATGGGCACCAACAATCCAAGGTGCTATATGGCTACAGGAAGCTATCAATATCCCCAATAACCTTATTGCCCATGCTTCATCTTCAGAAGATATTCTCTATGCAGGTATGCCAATAAACAAAACGTTTTGTTCACAATTCATTGAAATGGACGTGACTAAAGAAATTCCTAATTTTTCTGATTCTCTATCTATACTCCATATGCAAGGAGAAAATGATACAACCGTGTCTTTACATCATCAGAAAATCTTTGCTGAGGCTATGAGCCGTAAACCGAATCCTTGTGAGATACGCACATATCCAAATACAGGACACCATATTCCTCAGTCTTGCTCTATGTTATTAGAACTTGTAGAATGGTTAAAACATCAACTTATTCCCTAG
- the leuS gene encoding leucine--tRNA ligase, whose protein sequence is MRYDPSLIEKKWQEFWKEHRSFKADEASDKPKYYVLDMFPYPSGAGLHVGHLIGYTATDIVARYKRAKGYSVLHPMGWDSFGLPAEQYAVRTGTHPRETTQKNIENFRKQLSAMGFSYDESREFATSDPDYYRWTQKLFLFLYKKGLAYMADMAVNYCPELGTVLSNEEVENGLSVEGGYPVERRMLRQWILRITAYSDQLLEGLEALDWPENVKQLQRNWIGKSEGALVRFKVNKESVLEVFTTRPDTICGVSFLVIAPEHPEVNQLISENQREAAEGYIRYAQSKSERDRISETKVKSGVFTGTYAKHPITGADIPIWISDYVILGYGSGVVMGVPAHDERDREFAETFSLPICEVLDEDGYCIHSNHGDFHLNGLRDQEAKDYIIAYLQKKNLGEAKVAYKLRDWLFSRQRYWGEPIPIIHFEDGTCRPLEDDELPLLPPEVQDYRPEGFGQGPLAKVKEWVDIHDIKTNRLGRRETHTMPQWAGSCWYYLRFCDAHNSQAPWSNENERYWMPVDLYIGGAEHAVLHLLYSRFWHRVFYEAGMVSTAEPFKKLINQGLVLATSYRIPGKGYVCPEDAHEDNGIWTATSGEELEVRQEKMSKSKLNGVDPQILIDEFGADALRMYAMFSGPLDKNKLWCNQGVSGCRRFLNRFYEMVTSSSVQDVDGPKGMALAYRLVHRVGEDIEKMSLNTIPSSFMEFINEFVKLDVYPKSALAMVVQALAPIAPHISEELWVVLGYAPGIDTAGWPKVDPKYLEDTSVTFVIQVNGKLRARLNMDKSTSKEEALSLAKEAVAKYLEDKEIRKEIFVPNRLVNFVL, encoded by the coding sequence ATGCGGTACGATCCTAGTTTAATAGAAAAAAAGTGGCAGGAATTTTGGAAAGAGCACAGAAGCTTCAAGGCAGATGAGGCTAGTGATAAACCAAAATATTATGTATTAGATATGTTTCCTTATCCTTCTGGAGCAGGATTACACGTTGGTCATTTGATAGGTTATACCGCTACAGATATTGTAGCTCGGTATAAAAGAGCTAAGGGATACTCAGTTTTACATCCTATGGGTTGGGATAGTTTTGGATTGCCTGCAGAACAGTATGCTGTTAGGACAGGTACGCATCCTAGAGAAACTACACAGAAGAACATAGAAAATTTTAGAAAGCAGCTTTCTGCTATGGGATTCTCTTATGACGAGAGTAGAGAGTTCGCCACTAGTGATCCGGATTACTATCGTTGGACACAAAAACTATTTCTTTTTCTTTATAAAAAAGGTCTTGCCTATATGGCAGATATGGCGGTCAATTATTGTCCCGAGCTGGGAACAGTTCTATCCAATGAAGAAGTAGAAAATGGTTTGTCTGTAGAAGGAGGGTATCCTGTAGAGCGCAGAATGTTGCGCCAATGGATTCTACGTATTACGGCTTATTCAGACCAGCTTTTGGAGGGTTTAGAAGCTCTTGATTGGCCAGAAAATGTTAAACAGCTTCAGAGAAATTGGATAGGGAAGTCGGAAGGAGCTCTTGTACGTTTTAAGGTAAATAAAGAAAGTGTTTTAGAGGTATTTACAACGCGTCCAGACACCATATGCGGTGTATCATTTTTAGTAATTGCTCCAGAGCATCCTGAGGTTAATCAATTAATTTCTGAGAATCAGCGTGAAGCTGCGGAGGGCTATATTCGTTATGCTCAAAGTAAAAGTGAAAGAGATCGTATAAGTGAGACTAAGGTAAAAAGCGGAGTGTTTACAGGAACATATGCTAAACATCCTATAACTGGAGCGGATATTCCTATTTGGATTTCGGATTATGTGATTTTAGGTTATGGCTCTGGTGTTGTTATGGGTGTTCCTGCTCATGACGAAAGAGATAGAGAATTCGCAGAAACCTTCTCCTTACCTATTTGTGAGGTTCTTGATGAAGATGGATATTGTATTCATAGTAACCATGGGGACTTTCATTTAAATGGTCTTAGGGATCAAGAGGCTAAAGACTACATAATTGCTTATTTGCAAAAGAAAAATTTAGGAGAAGCTAAAGTTGCTTATAAGCTACGTGATTGGTTGTTTTCCCGACAAAGGTATTGGGGAGAGCCAATTCCTATTATTCACTTTGAAGATGGTACTTGTCGTCCTTTAGAAGACGATGAGCTTCCCTTATTGCCTCCTGAAGTCCAGGATTATCGTCCTGAAGGTTTTGGTCAGGGACCTTTGGCAAAAGTAAAAGAGTGGGTGGATATTCATGATATAAAAACTAACCGATTAGGCAGACGTGAGACACATACTATGCCCCAATGGGCAGGATCGTGTTGGTATTACCTACGTTTTTGTGATGCTCATAATTCTCAAGCTCCTTGGTCTAATGAAAATGAAAGATACTGGATGCCTGTAGATCTATATATTGGCGGTGCAGAGCACGCTGTTTTACATCTATTATATTCTCGTTTCTGGCATCGAGTATTTTATGAAGCTGGTATGGTTTCCACAGCAGAACCATTTAAAAAGCTGATAAATCAAGGATTAGTTCTGGCAACTTCTTATCGGATTCCTGGCAAAGGTTATGTTTGCCCTGAAGATGCTCATGAAGACAATGGTATATGGACGGCTACTTCTGGAGAAGAATTAGAAGTGCGTCAGGAGAAGATGTCTAAATCTAAGCTAAATGGAGTGGATCCTCAAATCCTCATCGATGAATTTGGTGCAGATGCATTACGTATGTATGCAATGTTTTCTGGACCTTTAGATAAAAATAAGCTTTGGTGTAATCAAGGTGTTTCTGGCTGCAGACGCTTTCTCAACCGTTTCTATGAAATGGTGACATCATCTTCTGTTCAAGATGTCGATGGTCCTAAAGGGATGGCTTTGGCGTATAGATTAGTGCATCGTGTAGGTGAGGATATTGAAAAAATGTCTTTAAATACTATTCCATCTTCTTTTATGGAGTTTATAAATGAATTTGTGAAGCTTGATGTCTATCCTAAATCAGCTTTAGCTATGGTTGTACAGGCTTTAGCTCCTATAGCCCCTCACATTAGTGAGGAGCTATGGGTAGTCTTAGGCTACGCTCCTGGTATAGATACTGCAGGATGGCCGAAAGTAGATCCTAAATATTTAGAAGATACTTCGGTAACATTTGTAATACAGGTAAATGGGAAGCTACGCGCGCGTTTAAATATGGATAAATCAACTTCTAAGGAAGAAGCCTTATCTTTAGCAAAAGAAGCTGTCGCTAAATATCTAGAAGATAAAGAAATTAGAAAGGAAATTTTTGTTCCTAATAGATTGGTGAATTTTGTTCTATGA